The following coding sequences lie in one Treponema sp. OMZ 790 genomic window:
- a CDS encoding CheR family methyltransferase, translating into MEETKEIRVNTNTGTGNGEAESLHEQVIVVDFKMVTFSLAGKDYAIDIMRVKEIAKAGNFTYVPNTSPFVLGVYNLRGDIIPIIDLRIFFNIPVPARKKNQPESMVIINVQDQTFGVVVDFIDKVVGVSSSSIQPPHPIFGDINIKYIHGVVENGGRLYILLDVDKIFASRQQKEEVKEDLPPVTASVIKEPVKMQANQSSENLDIKFIGDTLSAMGKFYISAINENWIKDRYMEWKDLRPSGNLQIQSEKDAGEFLSSFLSPFTKRFWSEAYINAYYKILPENTSPVINVWCIGCGPGYEAYSLAVLLRMRYPRAHIKIYANDSDLLAISNAPMLAIPDDIASGMYEQYITKTASGNLTFSKEIKDMILFEYHDCTHQNAVPDMDIIVARDVLSFLNPNVQRTLIEEFREKLKDSGLIILGHNEAMPKQDGWLRNSAGDIVIFTKE; encoded by the coding sequence ATGGAAGAAACAAAAGAAATAAGAGTAAATACAAATACGGGTACAGGGAACGGTGAAGCGGAATCTCTTCACGAACAAGTTATTGTAGTTGATTTTAAGATGGTAACTTTCTCCCTTGCCGGTAAAGATTATGCAATAGATATTATGCGTGTCAAAGAAATAGCAAAGGCGGGGAATTTTACCTATGTACCTAATACATCCCCCTTTGTATTGGGTGTATATAACTTGCGAGGTGATATTATACCGATAATTGACCTGCGTATTTTCTTTAATATTCCGGTACCGGCCCGCAAAAAGAATCAACCCGAAAGTATGGTAATAATCAATGTGCAGGATCAGACTTTTGGTGTTGTTGTCGATTTTATTGATAAGGTAGTAGGAGTTTCAAGCAGTTCCATTCAGCCTCCGCATCCTATTTTCGGCGACATAAATATTAAATATATTCATGGTGTTGTCGAAAACGGCGGACGCTTATACATTCTTCTTGATGTCGATAAGATTTTTGCTTCACGTCAACAAAAAGAAGAGGTAAAAGAAGACCTTCCGCCTGTTACTGCAAGTGTGATAAAAGAGCCTGTTAAAATGCAGGCCAATCAATCTTCTGAAAATTTGGATATAAAATTTATCGGGGATACCTTGTCGGCTATGGGTAAATTCTATATTTCTGCGATCAATGAAAATTGGATTAAGGACAGATATATGGAATGGAAAGACCTGCGGCCTTCCGGAAATTTGCAAATTCAATCCGAAAAAGATGCCGGAGAATTTTTATCTTCTTTCTTATCTCCTTTTACAAAACGTTTTTGGAGCGAGGCTTATATAAACGCCTATTATAAAATTCTTCCGGAAAATACTTCTCCGGTAATAAACGTTTGGTGTATAGGATGCGGACCGGGATATGAGGCTTACAGTCTTGCCGTTCTTTTAAGAATGCGTTATCCTCGTGCACATATAAAGATTTATGCAAATGATTCGGATTTGTTGGCTATTTCAAATGCTCCCATGCTTGCAATACCGGATGATATTGCTTCAGGAATGTATGAGCAATATATTACAAAAACGGCTTCGGGTAATCTTACATTTTCAAAAGAGATAAAAGATATGATTCTTTTTGAGTATCATGATTGTACTCATCAAAATGCAGTTCCCGATATGGATATAATTGTGGCAAGAGATGTTCTTTCTTTCTTAAATCCTAATGTACAACGAACTTTAATCGAAGAATTTAGAGAAAAACTAAAGGATTCCGGGCTTATAATTTTAGGACATAATGAAGCTATGCCTAAACAGGACGGATGGCTTAGGAACAGTGCCGGTGATATTGTAATTTTTACAAAAGAATAA